One genomic window of Choristoneura fumiferana chromosome 14, NRCan_CFum_1, whole genome shotgun sequence includes the following:
- the Dhc62B gene encoding dynein heavy chain at 62B — translation MEESELRKLLQTKNGCRIPKMLPIPDTHVMDNLSFTPQPPYNRIRDKQAKFRQVLEEKASERKVKIARPPLPRRERDRLEIVQERHIALLKECADKIQPPPMLKSWERIIINLIPSKLRNAFPALTEELIKESKAAWDRNLHDAAVKLVVRDVPGVSRIRYQEPHFKYAGVTPNFSKMVKFRKKLQDGSLLLHPFIRLVLESSEKTFPAAIINLAKYRAKGPMDLSEFQAKVMEEIKRADYLVSSTWYAILVNWLKNPRCLRGMRPKKIPEFVRCATKMISMQIQELMRRSIDALIESLKDPDSVPILNLALDFDGEFIYDETLETVYETFHQIADAIATIAQRLMPIEQYLRLPYDFDALPVRYNEWLHKDGHERLQNQLDIVFAPLLQYLDQLRKEYEMLYGLPAKSALLKFISEAEEFEESRDKIKYFQSIDSDITAVLENAYFNCSVVCQLRMVDGLKRKALEFINDIIAGIVKTHMDENRSICSEFEIIAGRALKEPENAAELIEQGVYILHAKTVLVEALKDRIMRQINIISNLLEMTSLSPEHVASNTRTVNWLKDIKPIFDKNAAAYETFKGEMEDNLLSKINYLNREVQEMLPFLELLDNMDDVNHTLEYLEYLRKFAYRLADCDKLVTWINNEEKTFKFPISQYTDLEELKDFVLPFYSLVHLVHQWKRSYFTWMDGVFEYLDHNQIEQDHDFYYKEFLKLSKVYRAKIKQQIAEGNERRFQGMADDLDVNNLPAPMKLCAQAVAELKEWRPNVQMAHIMCNPALVQRHWDEMSLIAGFELTPTAGTTLRKIINFDLWDQLDQYEIISVAATKELALITNLNKMIAEWTDICFKTSPYKDTGIFILSGLDDIQSVLDDHIVKTIGMRGSAFVKPFESQVKTWYEKITRVNSTIDEWGKVQSQWLYLLPIFSSKDIVAQMPEEGVMFVEVNNVYRRYMACVDKDPHTLEIAGGAGVLESFKIASGMLEKINDGVNNYLEKKRLYFPRFFFLSNDEMLEILSETKNPLKVQPHLKKCFEGINRLVFDEEFNISTMISMEGEQIDFLEIISVEAARGSVEKWLVQVEQQMLKAVKMETELSYYEFPNYGRVEWILSWEGMVVLAVSQIYWAVDVHEALHTHKLSELEAFNKSLNKQLNETVAVIRRTDLSKLSSITVKALIVIDVHAKDVIFELVGKNVTEVTDFQWLAQLRYYWEEERVFVKIINAVVNYAYEYLGNSDRLVITPLTDRCYRTLVGAYYLHLNGAPEGPAGTGKTETTKDLAKALAVQCVVFNCSDGLDYKAMGKFFKGLASCGAWVCFDEFNRIEVEVLSVIAQQILCIVRAVRGHVETFDFEGTILTLNPACYVCITMNPGYAGRSELPDNLKVLFRTVAMMVPDYAMIGEISLYSFGFLDARNLSVKIVTTYRLCSEQLSSQNHYDYGMRAVKTVLSAAGNLKRSFPNESESILLLRSITDVNLPKFLSFDVPLFEGIISDLFPGISLPKPDYENFLNACNDTCERNNLQPMECFLIKVIQTFEMMIVRHGFMLVGDPFAGKSMTLKILSESLTLMEERKQPGGCASTYKVLNPKAVTMGQLYGAFDPVSYEWTDGIVATIFRDFASDDTPVKKWLVFDGPVDAVWIENMNTVLDDNKKLCLTSGEVMAMSSVMSMIFEVMDLSQASPATVSRCGMIYMESASLGFYPFYKSWINTLNPIWLEENEEYIFNMCEWLFDPLVYFVRKYCTQLVTAGEVNLIISTLRLVEMLMDSAIEGEEDTKFTRTWFLASFMFALVWGVGGILNTDSREKFDDLIKEYFRGEKGIPEQIDRLDVSIPPEGMIIDHYYMYKSKGCWKPWADYVKAVQVKEQINLLQTVVPTMETEKYMYLLKLHTNFARPLLLIGPTGTGKSFYVQNFLMNNVDMEKYTPGFLTFTTTTSANQTQDLVLSKLVKRRKNNYGPTKGKIAVIFIDDMNMPAKEVYGAQPAIELLRLYFDQKHWYDLKTTDKLYIYDTFFYGAIGPVGGSRQLIYPRMLRHYNIYSINTFSKDSMTKIFTTILQLGWRRNGFGQDTQPIIVSIVAATMDIYDLASDGLRPTPAKSHYIFNLRDISRVIQGCALLRKESAESKKTFTRVWVHETMRVFYDRLVDTDDRTWFYTLLKKMTVFYMKDTFETALDTYVDEKGDVTQEQIKSLMFGCYLDADSPEGERRYDELPAKEIFLNISIAMLAEYNAMHKAKMNIVLFDYALEHLSKICRLLSMPSGNALLVGVGGSGRQSLTRLASTILGQNVFQPEITKSYSVKDWHDDVKLVLRESGGLNKDTTFLFTESQIKEETYIQNLDSLLNSGEVPNLYGLDEKQEILELVRLGAQGGNRNLDISPLQIMAFFVARCKVKLHCVLCFSPIGSSFRLRLRLYPSLVNCCTIDWYDSWPEDALEKVAHHYMGKVNVPDKVKAAAVIACKQFHVDARVVSADFFNKFGRKTYITSASYLDLIKSFTSLTNRKQRELRAAKLRYTNGLDKLGQAAEAVAIMQHDLNALKPQLIIMAAKSTKMMQEIEVETAIADKAAAQVREDQKVANVQAAAAQELKKDCEADLALALPILEDAIAALNTLKPADITIVKSMKNPPATVKLVMAAVCVMKGVPPDKIPDPDNPGKKIFDYWGPSKRLLGDMSFLESLKSYDKDNIPIETMKKIRKEYLSNKDFKPHIIAKASTAAEGLCKWIIAMDMYDAVAKVVAPKKAKLNAAEKEFAETMAILEEKKATVARLEAKLAELNDALEEANQKKKALEDEVQSCIDKLWRAEKLIGGLGGEKVRWTAAAANLQLLYDNLAGDILVSCGIMAYLAPYTLPVRISTTEAWRNLVIELDMPHSDTYVLKDVLGSDIKIQNWCIAGLPRDSFSIDNGIIQDNSMRWSLLVDPQGQANKWIKTMEKSNDLQVVKFTDGNYMKVIETCLEYGKPALIDCILEDVEAPLDPVLLKNTYMQGGKEYIALGDNVIEYHSHFRLYMTTKLRNPHYLPEVFNKVTLINFALTKDGLEDQLLGIVVAKERPDLQEKREKLIVQGAANKAALKQVEDDILRTLQESKGDILEDESAIEILDSSQILSLDIMKKQEASVETEIIIEKFRLGYRPIASHSAVLYYCVTELPNVDPMYQYSLTWFINLYIISIENANKSKDLEKRLKFLKETFTYNLYSNVCRSLFDKDKLMFSFIMCSKMMLSTGEMNQEEYLFLITGGIAIKNVFEKPADWLPDKSWDEICRLNDLVAFKGFKDSFVNSLKQWQEVYDDLNPHNKALPGAWNAKLSQFQKLLVVRVLRPDKLTIALSEYVEKQLGRNYITPPPFDIGKSFGDSNCLSPLLFILSPGSDPMGALMKYCEKMGYSNRFNSISLGQGQGPIARAMIERAQLEGGWVCLQNCHLAVSWLPVLEKLTEGFDLTNTDLSFRLWLTSYPSDRFPQSVLQVAVKMTNEPPTGLQHNLNRSYISEPLKEPEFYEGCPGKDKVFSKLLYGISFFHAVVQERKKFGPLGWNIQYGFNDSDFQISVMQLQMFLNQYEEIQYVAIKYLTGECNYGGRVTDDWDRRLIVTILDNYVNPGAINDPNYTFCDVGTVYGLPRRCEYQDYLKHIESVPVNPPPEVYGLHMNAGITRDYSISMALTAALVLVEGTGSGGEGGNTEAILVNMAADILSKLPPKFDVEEAQKKYPVDYNESMNTVLMQEMERFNKLLNEIRNSLMDLQKAVKGLIVMSPALDNQANYMLLGKIPENWRKVSYPSLKPLPSYVSDFVNRLEMLQNWYDNGKPPTFWLSGFFFTQAFLTGSTQNYARTKKIPIDLLIFDFEVRRVDYETTPPEWGVYVEGLFMDGGRWDRQTHAIGEQLPKILNDNMPVVWLYPKIKSEFSEDGRYRCPLYKTLERKGVLATTGHSSNFVLAFYLPSDKPSAHWIKRSVALLLQLDN, via the exons ATGGAGGAAAGTGAACTAAGAAAGCTTCTGCAGACGAAAAATGGATGTCGAATCCCGAAGATGCTGCCAATTCCAGATACTCACGTAATGGATAACTTGTCATTCACTCCGCAACCTCCCTATAATCGGATAAGG GACAAGCAAGCAAAGTTTCGGCAAGTTTTAGAAGAAAAGGCGTCGGAGAGAAAGGTAAAGATCGCCCGGCCGCCACTACCGCGTCGCGAACGTGACCGACTTGAGATTGTACAGGAGCGCCATATCGCATTGCTTAAAGAATGCGCTGACAAAATACAACCACCGCCTATGCTGAAGTCATGGGAGAGAATAATTATAAACCTAATTCCTTCAAAATTACGAAACGCTTTCCCTGCGCTGACAGAAGAACTGATTAAGGAAAGTAAAGCTGCGTGGGACCGCAACCTTCATGATGCTGCAGTTAAGCTGGTTGTCCGCGATGTTCCCGGTGTCTCCCGGATTAGATATCAAGAACCGCATTTCAAATATGCTGGAGTTACACCTAACTTTAGCAAAATGGTTAAATTTCGTAAAAAGCTTCAAGATGGTTCGCTTCTTTTACATCCTTTCATAAGACTTGTCCTTGAATCTTCAGAAAAGACATTCCCGGCGGCTATTATAAATTTGGCAAAATATAGAGCAAAAGGACCTATGGATTTGAGCGAATTTCAAGCAAAGGTAATGGAAGAAATCAAGCGAGCTGACTATTTAGTATCCAGTACTTGGTATGCGATTCTTGTCAATTGGTTAAAGAATCCTAGATGTCTGCGAGGTATGCGCCCTAAAAAAATTCCTGAATTTGTTCGCTGTGCTACAAAGATGATATCTATGCAAATACAGGAATTAATGCGTAGATCAATTGATGCGCTTATTGAGTCTCTAAAAGATCCAGATTCTGTTCCTATTCTAAATCTTGCTTTGGATTTTGATGGAGAATTTATTTATGACGAGACTCTTGAAACAGTCTATGAAACCTTTCATCAAATAGCTGACGCCATAGCAACCATTGCTCAAAGACTAATGCCTATAGAACAGTATCTGAGATTACCTTACGATTTTGATGCCCTTCCAGTGCGATACAATGAATGGTTGCACAAAGATGGCCATGAACGATTGCAAAATCAATTGGACATAGTATTTGCTCCTCTTCTTCAGTATTTAGATCAACTTCGCAAAGAATATGAAATGCTTTATGGACTTCCGGCAAAATCGGcgcttttaaaatttatatcagAAGCAGAAGAATTTGAAGAGAGTCGTgataaaatcaaatattttcagAGTATCGATTCTGACATTACTGCAGTGCTAGAAAATGCATATTTTAACTGCTCGGTAGTATGTCAGTTACGGATGGTAGATGGATTAAAGCGCAAAGCTTTGGAGTTCATTAACGATATTATAGCAGGAATAGTAAAAACACACATGGACGAAAATAGAAGCATTTGTTCTGAGTTTGAAATTATTGCTGGTAGAGCGCTTAAGGAACCTGAAAATGCAGCAGAATTAATAGAACAAGGAGTATATATTTTACATGCCAAAACTGTGTTGGTCGAAGCTTTAAAGGACAGAATAATGAGAcaaatcaatattatttccaatCTACTGGAAATGACATCTCTGTCTCCAGAACACGTGGCATCTAATACACGAACTGTCAATTGGTTAAAGGATATAAAACCAATATTCGACAAAAATGCGGCCGCTTACGAAACATTCAAAGGAGAAATGGAAGATAAcctattaagtaaaataaattatctgaATAGGGAAGTTCAAGAAATGCTTCCATTTTTAGAGCTTCTTGACAACATGGATGACGTAAACCACACTCTCGAATATCTTGAATATTTGCGCAAGTTTGCGTATCGTTTAGCCGACTGCGATAAATTAGTTACATGGATAAATAATGAAGAGAAAACATTCAAATTTCCAATTTCCCAATATACTGATTTGGAGGAACTTAAGGATTTTGTTTTACCATTTTATAGCCTTGTTCATCTTGTCCATCAATGGAAACGTAGTTATTTTACTTGGATGGATGGTGTATTTGAGTATTTAGACCATAATCAGATTGAGCAAGATCACGATTTCTACTACAAAGAATTCCTAAAGCTGTCTAAAGTATATCGAGCGAAAATCAAACAGCAAATCGCTGAAGGCAATGAAAGAAGATTTCAAGGAATGGCAGATGATCTAGACGTAAATAATCTTCCTGCTCCAATGAAACTTTGTGCTCAAGCCGTAGCCGAGCTTAAAGAATGGCGACCGAATGTTCAAATGGCACATATTATGTGCAATCCTGCTCTTGTTCAGAGGCACTGGGATGAAATGTCACTAATAGCAGGATTTGAATTAACACCTACTGCAGGCACCACATTACGGAAAATCATTAATTTTGATCTTTGGGATCAACTTGATCAATACGAGATTATTAGCGTTGCTGCGACTAAGGAATTGGCGCTTATTACAAATCTTAATAAGATGATAGCTGAGTGGACTGACATTTGTTTCAAAACCAGTCCATATAAAGACACAGGCATTTTTATTCTGTCTGGACTTGATGACATACAAAGCGTTTTAGACGATCATATAGTTAAGACCATAGGTATGCGGGGCTCTGCTTTTGTTAAACCATTCGAATCTCAAGTCAAAACGTGGTATGAAAAAATTACGAGGGTTAATTCAACAATTGATGAATGGGGAAAAGTTCAGAGTCAGTGGCTGTATTTACTTCCCATATTTTCTTCAAAGGATATTGTAGCACAAATGCCAGAAGAGGGAGTTATGTTTGTTGAGGTAAATAACGTATATCGACGATACATGGCTTGTGTTGACAAAGATCCGCATACTCTCGAAATTGCAGGTGGAGCTGGTGTATTAGAATCATTTAAGATTGCTTCTGGAATGTTAGAAAAAATTAATGACGGTGTCAATAATTACTTGGAAAAGAAGCGGCTGTACTTTCCAAGATTTTTCTTTCTGTCCAATGATGAAATGTTAGAGATATTGTCTGAAACGAAAAATCCTCTTAAAGTTCAGCCTCATTTGAAAAAATGCTTTGAAGGTATTAATCGATTAGTATTTGACGAAGAATTTAATATATCAACCATGATCTCAATGGAAGGAGAACAAATAGATTTTCTTGAAATTATAAGTGTTGAGGCTGCAAGAGGCTCAGTTGAAAAATGGCTTGTCCAAGTGGAGCAACAAATGCTTAAAGCTGTTAAAATGGAAACAGAATTATCCTACTACGAATTTCCAAATTATGGACGCGTGGAATGGATACTATCATGGGAAGGAATGGTAGTGTTGGCTGTATCTCAAATTTACTGGGCTGTAGATGTGCATGAAGCATTACATACGCATAAATTAAGTGAACTTGAAGCGTTTAACAAAAGTTTGAATAAACAACTTAATGAAACTGTAGCTGTCATTAGGCGTACTGACTTATCAAAACTTAGTAGCATTACAGTTAAGGCATTGATTGTTATTGATGTACATGCCAAAGATGTTATTTTTGAACTCGTCGGCAAAAATGTAACTGAAGTGACTGATTTTCAGTGGCTAGCACAATTACGGTATTACTGGGAAGAAGAGAGAGTAttcgtaaaaataataaatgctgTCGTTAACTATGCGTATGAATATTTGGGAAATTCCGACAGGTTGGTGATTACTCCCTTAACGGATAGATGTTACCGTACGTTAGTTGGAGCTTATTACTTACATTTAAATGGGGCCCCTGAAGGTCCCGCAGGTACTGGGAAAACAGAAACTACAAAAGATTTAGCGAAGGCTCTTGCTGTTCAGTGTGTGGTATTCAATTGTTCAGATGGGTTAGATTACAAAGCTATGGGGAAATTTTTTAAAGGTTTAGCGTCATGCGGTGCTTGGGTATGTTTTGACGAATTTAATCGTATAGAAGTTGAAGTATTGTCTGTAATAGCTCAACAAATTTTATGCATTGTGCGAGCTGTAAGAGGTCATGTAGAAACTTTTGACTTCGAAGGCACCATTCTCACTCTGAATCCCGCTTGTTACGTTTGCATCACAATGAATCCTGGCTATGCAGGACGATCTGAACTCCCAGATAACCTGAAAGTACTGTTTCGTACAGTGGCTATGATGGTTCCTGATTATGCAATGATAGGAGAAATATCTCTTTACTCTTTTGGGTTCTTAGATGCGAGAAATTTGTCCGTTAAAATAGTTACCACTTACAGACTTTGTTCCGAACAACTATCATCTCAAAACCATTACGATTATGGTATGAGAGCTGTCAAAACTGTTTTATCAGCTGCAGGTAATCTTAAAAGAAGCTTTCCAAATGAAAGTGAAAGTATATTGTTGCTGAGATCAATCACAGACGTCAATTTACCAAAGTTTTTATCTTTTGATGTTCCTCTGTTTGAGGGCATTATATCAGATTTATTCCCCGGAATAAGTTTACCAAAGCCAGATTACGAAAACTTTTTGAACGCTTGTAATGATACATGTGAAAGAAATAATCTTCAGCCCATGGAATGCTTTTTAATCAAGGTCATTCAGACATTTGAAATGATGATTGTCAGGCACGGTTTTATGTTGGTCGGTGACCCTTTTGCTGGTAAATCgatgacattaaaaatattatcagaATCGCTTACGTTGATGGAGGAAAGAAAACAGCCGGGGGGGTGTGCTTCTACCTATAAAGTACTTAATCCCAAAGCCGTCACAATGGGACAACTTTACGGGGCGTTTGATCCGGTTTCTTATGAATGGACAGATGGTATTGTAGCCACAATTTTCAGAGATTTTGCTTCAGATGATACTCCAGTAAAAAAATGGCTGGTTTTTGACGGCCCTGTGGATGCTGTGTGGATAGAGAATATGAATACAGTGCTTGACGACAATAAAAAACTGTGTTTGACTTCTGGGGAAGTGATGGCAATGTCAAGCGTGATGTCAATGATATTCGAAGTAATGGATCTTTCTCAAGCCTCGCCAGCTACAGTTTCAAGGTGCGGTATGATATATATGGAGTCAGCATCACTTGGTTTCTATCCATTTTATAAATCTTGGATAAATACACTAAATCCAATTTGGCTCGAGGAGAACGAAGAGTATATTTTCAATATGTGTGAGTGGCTTTTTGATCCATTAGTATACTTTGTTAGAAAATATTGCACACAGTTAGTTACTGCAGGAGAAGTGAATTTAATAATAAGCACTCTTCGCCTTGTTGAAATGTTGATGGACTCTGCTATTGAAGGCGAGGAAGATACAAAATTTACACGTACTTGGTTTTTAGCTTCTTTTATGTTTGCTTTGGTATGGGGTGTAGGGGGAATATTAAATACTGACTCTCGTGAAAAGTTTGATGATCTTATAAAGGAATACTTCAGAGGTGAAAAAGGAATACCTGAGCAGATAGACCGTTTAGACGTATCTATTCCACCTGAGGGTATGATTATAGatcattattatatgtataaaagcaAAGGCTGTTGGAAGCCTTGGGCCGATTATGTAAAAGCAGTACAGGTGAAGGAACAAATAAATCTTCTGCAAACTGTTGTACCGACAATGGAAACAGAAAAATACATGTACTTACTCAAATTACACACTAACTTTGCCCGACCATTATTACTGATTGGACCAACAGGAACTGGAAAAAGTTTTTACGTCCAaaattttttaatgaataacGTTGATATGGAAAAATATACGCccggttttttaacttttacaaCAACAACTTCTGCTAATCAAACACAAGACTTAGTACTTTCTAAACTAGTTAagagaagaaaaaataattacggtCCTACAAAAGGTAAAATAGCTGTTATATTCATAGATGATATGAATATGCCTGCTAAGGAAGTTTACGGTGCACAACCAGCTATTGAATTACTGAGGCTTTATTTCGACCAAAAACATTGGTATGATTTAAAGACGACCGACAAATTGTATATTTACGACACATTCTTTTACGGAGCAATCGGACCTGTAGGTGGCAGCCGACAGTTGATATACCCTAGGATGTTACGACATTACAATATATAttcaataaatacattttctaAGGATAGTATGACTAAAATTTTTACTACTATTTTACAACTAGGTTGGAGAAGAAATGGTTTCGGACAAGACACACAACCTATAATCGTTAGCATCGTCGCTGCTACAATGGATATTTACGATCTAGCTTCTGATGGGTTACGGCCTACACCAGCTAAATCTCATTATATCTTTAACTTAAGAGATATTTCGAGAGTAATTCAAGGTTGTGCCTTGCTAAGAAAAGAATCAGCTGAAAGCAAAAAAACATTCACGAGGGTATGGGTACATGAAACTATGAGAGTGTTTTATGATAGACTGGTTGACACAGACGACCGCACTTGGTTTTATACCTtgcttaaaaaaatgacagtattTTATATGAAGGATACTTTTGAAACGGCTTTAGATACATATGTCGATGAAAAAGGTGATGTGACACAAGAACAAATTAAATCTTTGATGTTTGGATGTTACTTAGATGCAGACAGCCCAGAAGGTGAAAGACGTTACGACGAGTTACCTGCGAAGGAAATATTCCTTAACATTAGCATTGCTATGTTAGCTGAGTACAATGCTATGCATAAAGCGAAAATGAACATTGTATTATTTGATTATGCATTGGAACATTTATCGAAGATATGTCGTCTACTGTCCATGCCTTCGGGGAACGCTTTATTAGTAGGTGTAGGTGGTTCCGGCCGCCAGTCGTTAACGCGACTAGCTAGTACCATATTAGGTCAAAACGTTTTTCAACCAGAAATAACTAAATCATACAGTGTTAAAGACTGGCATGACGATGTTAAATTAGTTCTACGTGAATCAGGGGGTCTTAATAAAGACACGACATTTTTGTTTACTGAGAGtcaaataaaagaagaaacttaTATCCAGAATCTAGACAGTTTACTAAATTCAGGTGAGGTTCCTAATTTATACGGCTTGGATGAAAAACAAGAGATCCTAGAATTGGTACGCTTAGGAGCTCAAGGGGGAAACAGGAATTTGGATATTAGTCCGCTTCAGATCATGGCCTTTTTTGTTGCAAGGTGCAAGGTAAAATTACACTGTGTATTGTGTTTCAGTCCGATTGGCAGTTCTTTTAGATTACGATTAAGACTTTATCCATCACTAGTTAATTGCTGTACTATTGATTGGTATGATAGTTGGCCTGAAGATGCGTTGGAAAAGGTCGCGCATCATTATATGGGCAAAGTAAATGTGCCTGATAAAGTAAAAGCAGCTGCCGTTATAGCTTGTAAGCAGTTTCACGTAGATGCTAGAGTAGTATCTGcagattttttcaataaattcggAAGAAAAACATACATTACATCGGCATCTTATTTAGATTTGATTAAATCTTTCACATCTTTGACGAATAGAAAACAAAGAGAACTGAGGGCAGCCAAGTTAAGGTACACAAATGGATTAGATAAGCTTGGACAAGCTGCCGAAGCAGTGGCAATTATGCAACATGATTTAAATGCTTTGAAACCTCAACTTATTATTATGGCCGCAAAATCAACAAAAATGATGCAAGAAATAGAAGTGGAAACTGCTATTGCCGATAAAGCGGCTGCACAAGTGAgagaagaccaaaaagttgccaACGTGCAAGCGGCAGCAGCACAAGAACTAAAAAAAGATTGCGAAGCAGATTTAGCGCTTGCATTGCCAATTTTAGAAGATGCTATTGCAGCTTTAAATACACTTAAACCCGCTGACATTACCATTGTGAAATCTATGAAAAATCCCCCAGCTACTGTCAAGTTAGTAATGGCAGCAGTTTGTGTCATGAAAGGTGTGCCACCAGATAAAATTCCAGATCCCGACAACccaggtaaaaaaatatttgattattGGGGTCCAAGCAAAAGGCTTTTGGGTGACATGAGTTTCTTAGAATCTTTAAAAAGCTACGATAAAGATAATATTCCTATtgaaacaatgaaaaaaattagaaaGGAGTATTTATCCAATAAAGATTTCAAGCCACACATTATAGCTAAAGCTTCTACAGCGGCTGAAGGTTTATGTAAGTGGATAATCGCCATGGATATGTATGACGCAGTGGCTAAAGTTGTAGCTCcaaaaaaagcaaaattaaatGCTGCTGAGAAAGAATTTGCAGAGACGATGGCAATATTAGAGGAAAAGAAAGCAACTGTTGCTCGATTAGAAGCTAAACTGGCTGAATTGAATGATGCGTTAGAGGAAGCAAATCAAAAGAAAAAAGCTCTAGAGGATGAGGTACAAAGCTGCATAGATAAGTTATGGAGAGCTGAAAAGCTAATCGGTGGTTTAGGGGGAGAAAAGGTACGTTGGACCGCCGCTGCTGCAAACTTGCAATTGCTATATGATAATTTAGCAGGTGACATACTAGTTTCTTGTGGAATAATGGCATATTTAGCCCCTTATACATTACCTGTTAGAATTAGCACGACAGAGGCGTGGCGTAACCTGGTAATAGAGTTAGACATGCCACATTCAGATACTTACGTCCTCAAAGACGTTTTGGGTTCTgatattaaaattcaaaattggtGTATTGCAGGTTTGCCTAGAGATTCATTTTCCATTGACAATGGCATTATTCAAGACAATTCAATGAGATGGTCTTTACTCGTGGATCCACAAGGACAAGCAAACAAATGGATTAAAACTATGGAAAAATCGAATGACCTACAAGTAGTGAAATTCACAGATGGAAATTACATGAAGGTCATCGAGACATGCTTAGAATATGGTAAACCTGCTTTAATTGACTGTATATTGGAAGATGTTGAAGCGCCATTAGATCCAGTgctattaaaaaatacttatatgcAAGGAGGGAAAGAATATATAGCGCTGGGTGACAATGTAATAGAGTATCATTCACATTTTAGACTTTATATGACTACAAAGCTTCGCAACCCACACTACTTACCTGAAGTGTTTAATAAAGTTACTCTTATCAATTTTGCGCTGACCAAAGATGGTTTAGAAGATCAATTGCTTGGAATCGTTGTGGCCAAAGAGCGCCCcgacttgcaagaaaaacgaGAAAAACTCATCGTCCAAGGTGCAGCGAATAAAGCAGCCTTAAAACAAGTAGAAGATGATATATTACGAACACTTCAGGAATCTAAAGGGGACATCTTAGAAGACGAATCAGCGATAGAGATTTTAGACTCCTCTCAAATATTATCTCTCGACATAATGAAAAAACAAGAAGCTAGCGTAgaaactgaaataattatagAAAAGTTCCGGCTTGGATACCGACCAATAGCGTCACATTCTGCAGTGCTGTATTATTGCGTCACAGAGCTGCCGAATGTAGATCCTATGTATCAATACTCTTTGACGTGGTTTATTAATCTTTACATTATTTCAATTGAGAATGCTAATAAATCTAAGGATTTAGAGAAAAGATTAAAGTTTCTAAAGGAGACTTTTACCTATAATTTATACAGTAATGTATGCCGATCTCTGTTCGATAAAGATAAACTgatgttttcttttataatGTGTTCAAAAATGATGCTATCCACTGGCGAAATGAATCAAGAGGAATATCTTTTTTTGATAACTGGAGGAATcgctattaaaaatgtttttgagaaacctGCAGACTGGCTGCCGGATAAAAGTTGGGATGAGATATGTAGACTGAATGACTTAGTCGCATTTAAAGGATTTAAGGATAGTTTTGTAAATTCACTCAAACAATGGCAAGAAGTTTATGATGATTTGAACCCTCATAATAAGGCTTTGCCTGGAGCGTGGAATGCCAAATTGTCTCAATTTCAAAAACTGCTAGTTGTGAGAGTTCTAAGGCCCGATAAACTGACAATTGCACTTTCTGAATACGTTGAGAAACAACTAGGTCGCAACTATATTACACCGCCACCATTCGACATAGGAAAATCTTTTGGAGACTCCAACTGTCTCTcaccattattatttatactgtCGCCTGGGTCTGACCCAATGGGTGCGCTTATGAAATATTGTGAGAAGATGGGTTATTCAAACAGATTTAATTCCATATCATTAGGCCAAGGACAGGGACCTATTGCAAGGGCAATGATAGAAAGGGCTCAATTAGAAGGTGGCTGGGTGTGCCTTCAAAACTGCCATTTAGCCGTTTCTTGGCTTCCTGTGCTGGAAAAATTAACAGAAGGATTTGATTTAACAAACACCGACCTTAGCTTTAGGCTTTGGTTGACAAGCTATCCTTCCGATAGATTCCCTCAATCCGTTTTACAAGTAGCTGTTAAAATGACCAACGAACCACCGACTGGACTCCAACATAACTTAAATCGTTCTTACATTTCAGAACCACTAAAAGAACCCGAATTTTATGAAGGTTGTCCGGGTAAAGATAAAGTATTTAGTAAACTTTTATACGGAATAAGTTTTTTCCATGCGGTTGTACAGGAACGGAAAAAATTTGGTCCTTTAGGGTGGAATATTCAATACGGCTTTAATGATTCTGACTTTCAAATATCTGTTATGCAGTTACAAATGTTTCTAAACCAATATGAGGAGATTCAGTATGTCGCAATAAAGTATTTAACCGGCGAATGTAATTACGGCGGTCGAGTGACCGACGATTGGGATAGAAGACTAATAGTTACCATTTTAGATAATTACGTGAATCCTGGAGCTATAAATGATCCTAATTACACCTTTTGCGATGTGGGGACTGTGTATGGGTTACCGCGGAGATGTGAATATCAAGACTATTTAAAACACATAGAATCCGTTCCTGTAAATCCTCCTCCTGAAGTATACGGACTACATATGAATGCGGGTATAACTCGTGATTATTCCATATCTATGGCC